CGAACCCAACCCCTTGGGTCCCGCTTGGGACAATGAAATCGCAAATATCGCAGGCTGAAACACAAGCGATATGCCGATCCAAGACTTCGCTTCTCCGGAGTCCAAGCCAAACTCGAACTGGTTCGTCCGTTCCACATCCCCACCTTTCGAGAAGCCGTTTTTGGCTGCATTGTGAGGCCGTGGGATTTTGTGGTTGGCTGTgcgaggcgatgatgtcaGGATCGCCGCACTATTGAATCTGTCAAACAAGGAGGAGCCGAGGATGGAGCAGGATGGAGCGTGAACTGCGAGGAAGACCTTGCATAGGACATTTTATGTTTTTAGTGTTTTTGTGCCTGGGGGACCAAAGTTAATCTGGTCCACGAGATCCACTCTTTGCTCTCACTCCACCTGTGGTTATGATTTATCCCCTGTTTACAGAGTAcactgtactccgtacagtcAGCTCAGTTGGTTGTTTTCTCAAcgtctccagccagccacctGATGCGGTTTACACCGTACTGGAGATTGTTCAGCTATACCGGGACTCCCGACTTGTAGACACCATGAACGTTCGATGCCTTTGCAAAGACGGTGTTGATTATCACCTCATCGATCGACAATCCGCTCTCGGCGAAAAGGACACCAAGCGATGAAGCGACCAAATTTCAATCCGCCCTGGCCCGGCTTAAAATCCACTCGGTGAAGAAACCTTTCAACCCAGGGCTGGGACATAATATGATAATACGCATCTCAACTGGAGACCCGAGCTGCAATTGCGACAAGGTTTGAAAGTACCATCTTCGCCCCCAATCAGCCGTTATGTGTTTCAACGCCAGCACGAGCACACGGCGCGTTATTATCAGGGGAATTGTGAGCCGTCTCAAGAATACGATCGTCTTCCACACCTGCAGATCGTGGGGAAGATCATACTTTTACTCTCTTGGTTGATGGACAGGAAGCGCTGGTTGGCTTGGGGCCGACCCGAGCCACTCCTGACTCAGGAGTCAGGGCTGAAATCCCCTGACGTCATCGGTCAGTGTCAGTTGTCCGGAGTTTTAACAGTCCGCAACTACACTACTTGCTCTGCTTTGCGATGGAAGACTCACATCCTGGCCAGAGATTATTCGGACATCCGATCAAGATTCAGGAGATGGCCCGGTAGGTTTGCTTACTGCTAGGGAGATTGAGCACGGAGCCACCTGCAAGTTTCGGCATTTGCTGGCATCCTGCCGTTGGCCGGCTGTTTCAGATGACGGCCCCGTTATCCACTCACAACTCAGCTGTTTTAAGTATACAATGTGATTGACTTGAAAACGCAACAAGTACAGGCAGCACAATCTATCATAACAAGCACTCTACTAACCAACTCACCGTCGGACGCGTTACCAGCTCAAAGGCTAGCGCGGTTTGTATACAGACTattggccttggagagagCCTCAGCCGCCTCACGCTCGATGGTTCGTGCGAGCTCTTCACACGTGGGAATAGACTTGATCAACCCGGCCGCAAGACCAACGGACCAGACACCCGCGTTAATGTCTCCGGTTTCATATACGCCCTTCCCTCGGGCACCGGACATGAGGTGGGCCACTTCCTGGAATTGAGGCTCCAGCTTGCTGTTTTCGATTTTGTGAACCTCCAATGTGACCTCATTCTGTCAACTAGTCAGCAGATGATGTCGGCTTTTGGAGGTTAGCTCAAATCTCACTTTGGCCAAGCGCGTTGTGTTCCGGAACTTGCGAAGGACGAGGATAGTGCCGTTCTCATCCATCTTGACGATTGCCTCTTTGACGTTTTGGTGGATTGGCGCCTCGACAGTGCACATCCAGCGGGTGCCCATGTTGATACTATCTACGTTAGCAGTCATTTACTTCCCAATGCTTTGTTTCAAGTTTACCCTTGAGCTCCGAGGATAAGGGCCATTGCTAGTCCCTTGCCATCGGCGAAACCACCAGACGCGAGAAATGGAATCTTCAGCTCCTGGGCGCATCGTCCTAGAAGGATCATTGAGGTGGTGTCATCTTACACGGTCAGTCAAGTCAACGTTACCACAGGCCAGGGAACTACATACATTCGCCTCCGTGGCCAGCGCTGCATATGCCCCTACTGTGTTAGCCATGGACGCAGATATCCCGATTAGAATGGATACGCACCATTCGATACTGTACTCACTGTTAGCTGCAAGATACAAATTCCAGAATATGTGATACAAAGCTCACCCATCAATGGATATGCAATCCACGCCTTTAGCCTGCGCCTTCAAGGCGTGGCCAAGCGACACGCATTTGTGAATGACAGTAACTCCGTTGCTTTTGAGGTACTTGAGGATGGGCTCGGGGTTTCCCGCCGTCTCAATTATTTTGAtaccctcttcaacagcgGCCTTGGCGTAACCCAAATAGTCTGGAGTGTTCAAGGCAGGAAGCATGGTTATACTAGAGATAACGACTTAGCATCTTTGAGGATGCCTTCCTGATCTCGATTTGGGGTAGTACCGGCTTATCAGTCATACTCCGACAACGACGGATCTCCGCCCGCAATGCCTCTGGTGACGGCTGGGTGAGTGCTGTCTACTGATTGTCAGTGGACTAGTTGTTTGTTTTCGGAGATATAAGTAGCTTACCAAGAACCCAAGAGCTCCGGCGTTTGCGACAGCAGATGTCATCTCTTTTCAAAGTTAGAAGTTAGAAGCAGACAGCTGCGACAGACTTACCAGCGCGACCAACCCACATCATCCCTACCGAGTCTGGTTAGAATATCTTCGCACACATCCAAGACAGCGCTCTCACCTCCTTGGACGATGGGGACCTGGACCCCGAGGGTTTCTGTCAACCATGTTTTAAACGGCATTTTGAGAGTGTCTGAGTGATATTACTGATACTGATAGGGAGAAACTGTCATGGGAACGCGGTGGAAGGACGGTATTTATTGATTGAGAGGGGGCCGAACCGACAAGCCGCGGCCCAAGCAGTCACCGCGTTCTCCGCGTGAAGTCATCGGATCCAGAGTCGGCGCAGTCGCTGACCCACAAGGACCGTCAAGGTAGTTACTTGGTTATACAGTCTGTTTCCATTTTGTGGGAGCTGCAACATCTGTTCATCGACTCGTGATGCGTATCAATGGGAGTCGGTGCAGTTACCCCAAGTCCGACTCCGCTGCTTACAGTACCCCACACTAGGACTGAGTAGAATGTAACGGTCAAAGCCTCCAACATCccatcttctttccttttcttcaacctcacagTTCGATGCCGACGGCGAGATTGGATCCTTCCCCAGACTGACAAAATGTGGGCTCCCGTTGTACCCCTGGTAATTGGCTTCAGTTTCCTGTCAAGTGCCGAAGCCTTCTCAATCCCGCTTTCCCCGCAGCAGATCCTCGGCGATCTCACCGCAGATAGAAAGGCAGAGGTCTGCCCTCTCCCCCAGAAGGTccttctcgacgacgacggcctTTTCCCATCCCTTCGATATCTCCAAGATGAAGCAATTCTGCGTCGTCAGGTCGACCGCCTTTCCAAGGCCGTTCAACTCCCGACTGCGATCACAGACTCCATGACAGATCCCAACGATGACGCATTTTGGCCGTTTGTTGACTTGGGCTATGCTCTTGCCCTGTTCTTTCCTCATATGTATGCACTGTtcccatcgctccttccctCCTTCCAAATCTTATTCCCTTGCTCCTTCCTTGTTTTTTTACCCCTGTTGCATCGCTCTTTCCTCCGTTAACTTCGATAAAGCCGCACCAAAGCAAAAGTCGAAACCATCAACCGCTTCAACCTTCTCATAACTGTCGAAGCCTCGCCAGAGTCTTCTAAAAAGAGGAAACCCATTTTATTCACTGCTCACCAAGATGTCGTTCCCGTCGATGATCCCTCAGATTGGACTCATCCCCCCTTTTCCGGCTACTTTGATGGGGAGTTTCTCTGGGGAAGAGGCAGCAGCGACTGCAAGAACGGTCTTATTGGTATTATGACCGCGGTAGATGACCTTTTAAGCCAAGACTGGACGCCTTCTAGGCCTGTGCTTCTGGCCTTCGGGTTCGATGAAGAGACGCAAGGCAACATCGGCGCTGCACGCATCGCACCGGTTTTAGAGGAAAGGTACGGAAAAGACGGCGTGGAATTTATCTTTGACGAAGGAGGACTGGGCCTTATGACCGTTCATTCATTGTCATCGTCTCAAGGCGAAGCAAAGGAAGATGATGTGATTTACGCTCTGCCAGGCGTAAGCGAGAAAGGTTCCATCACCCTCGTCTTCAACCTTTCTGTTCCTGGTGGCCACAGCTCCGTTCCACCAAAACACACAGGGGTCGGAATAATGTcggaaattatatataagctTGAAAACGAAGAGCTAGAGATTTTCACTCCGAACCTGGGCCCACATCACCCTTCTCGCCGAATGCTCGAGTGTCAAGCCCAGCATTCCCCTGAATATGTGGAAGACTGGCTCCCCTCCGCTCTTGACTCAGACGACCTCGAGGCATCGGCTGAAAAGATTGCCAGATCCCGTGGGGAAACTGTTAGGTTTACCCTTCAATCATCTCAGGCGGCTGATATATTCAATGGAGGAGTAAAGAGCAATGCACTCCCGGAAAAGATCCGTGCTGTCGTCAATTATCGCGTCGGGTTACATCAGATGCCAGAAATGGTGCAAGCACGAGCTGAGAAGATCATCCAGCCTATCATCGATAAGTTCAACCTGAGCTGGCGGAAGGACGCCAGGGATAACGAAATCGAGCTTGAGGCGGGGAAGGCCGGTATTCTTACGATATCTACGCTCAATTCCCCTCTCAACCCTGCTCCCGTCAGCCCTACCGATATTGAGACGAGTCCCGTTTGGGCCCGCTTTGCCGGTGTCACACGCTCCGTCTTCGAGTCCGTACCGAGCTTTGAAGGCAAAACCGTCGTCGTTAGCGGCGATATCATGACCGGGAATACTGACACCAGAGTATATTGGAACCTGTCACAAAACATTTACCGCTGGAGCCCCGCTCGCGAAGGGCGTGCCTTGAATATCCACACCGTCGATGAGAGAATCGGCATGGATGCCCACCTCGAGGCTATTATGTTGTATTACGGTATGCCAGTCCCTTGATATTGCACGGCTTTGGCTAACTAAGTGTTGCAGATTTAATCCGCGCCTTTGATTCATGGGACGCCCCAAAGTAGAAGGCCTAGATTCCGGACATGTGACGCTGAACCGGCGTCACAAATCTATGGCTCAcaattataaatattctgCTCATAGGTTACACATTGGGCATGGTCTAGAATTGGGATTATATAGAACGTAAGATTTATAGGTTTGCACTCAATATCCCACCGGCCTTTGCTACCTAGCATAACTGTAAATTAATGCAACGAGGGCTATATACGCTGAAAAAAAATGAAAGATGTCACTGGTATAAGCATGGTCGTAAATAACAGACAACACCAAAGACAAATATTCAGTAATAATTCAACCTAATTAGCTAGCTAGCCTCTGTAAAAACGACAAGATATACCATACCCGCAACCTCACGAGCTTGTCTCAAGCAGCAACAGGGCAAAGGCGCCACCCATGACAGGTCGGGCGATAAAAACAACAGGCGGATAGCTGAGTGAATTAGTCTCATACCCCAGAACTTAGGACAGACATACTTACCCTCCAGTTACAGTGTCATAAAGATCCGTGAGGGGACGACTTGTCGGTGTCTGATTTATCCACTTGGCAAGATGCTGGATGAACATATCTCGTGTACTTGTCGACGCAATCGCCGCTGCAAAGAGTTGCCAATCACCTGCAAATATCAGCTTTGTCTCAAGAACTCGTAAGTGGCAGCTTACTCTTAGTGTATAGGTGTCGGGTATCCAGTGGCACACCGTATTCCTCCTGGATAGTTGGGTAGAAATCACTTTGCATGTCGTACACGGATTGCGGGACCAAGTTCAGGCCCAGTTCGCGATCAGCGTAGAGATTGTAAAGAAGTCCTTCAATAATTCATCAGTATTTGCACCATCCATGAAACATTTCCGGAATTTACATACCATGGGAGTCGTCCGATCCGTATGACAACGTCGTATGCGACTGGGCTCCACTACGTGCAATGCCCAGGGTCTGCCACGCCTCGATATAGTCATGGGCGTAGTTGGTGAGATTCGACGCATCATTGGTATTTGTGACCAGATCTGCGATGACTGACATGGCCTCGATACCGATGATTCCCTTTAGGGcaaggttggtttggttccTAAAAGCTCTGTTAAATGAATGAAACAAATTTCCAGACCGGAGAGCCTACGCTAGCGGACCAGCAAAATCATCCGTCGATATTTGGTTGGCTGGATAAAGGGCGTCTTCAATTAAATAGTCAGTCCATTGCCTCAGTATTGCGTAGTGACTCTCGAGGTATGCAGTGTCGCCAGATTTCTGTGCAAATGCCAGAGCCATGATCACGTTATTGCCGCACTCCTCCAATGGCATTGGCTCATCATTCCCATCTGGATGACCCGTGGCGTTGGGATAATGTGAGCCGATGTCGTGCATGGCATAGGAATTGGGGTAGTGCCTGGATTCCTGAATCTCGAAGTGCGGTCGTAGAATGTACTTGAGAAAGTCTGGGTTGGTGTATAAGAAGACTGGGTGTGCAGGGAATATGACATCTATCGTATTCATGTTGCCATTTGAAGATATTTCCTTCATAAAGAGATATGGACTGTCTTCTGGTCCACACAGCTGGGTTGCGGCAAAAGCTTGACGAATGCTAAGGGATGTGATTGTAAGATAGTCtcggccagcagcagcaatggaATCTCGAGCAACTCGCTCGTCAAGGTCTGAAGACAGAGAGTTCGCTTCCTGGTAATCATGGTGGAAGAAATTGAGCTAGATTACGGGCTGTCAGTCAGGTCATTCCAGAGCTGGAAGTATTTTACTCACGGCATCTAGTCCAGTGCTGAAGTAACTTGTCCACAAAGAAGACACAGGGCTGAGCGTATCAGAGCTACCAGTGTATTGGATTGCTTCCGGTTGTGTTAGACCTATTGAGAACAGTACCCCAATAGAAGATTGGATGGACCCAAGGTCATGAGCAAAGCCAAATACTGGCCAGTTATCGGAGATAGCCCTATAGCCAGCATCATTTGTATTGCTCAGCCTTCCGTTACTCGCGAATGCCCCGCGCACATCAACATCTGCCCCAGCCTGGTAGGTAAGACCTGCTCCATTATCAGTTGCCCAATACCAGTCCCCCCATTCGGCCTGGTCTCTATTTTCAGAGAAGAGGAGCGGCGTTTGGCGATGGACCTTGTGATAGGCAACACCGTCGCCGGTTACACCATAATCCCACTGTGCAATGGCAGAACGGTCGCCAGACACCCATTCTAGAAGACCATCAGTAAATATTTCTGATTTGTCGCAAGATAAGACAAGGTAAATTTTACCAGCTGATATGTCGGCGTACACCTGCACGTTGTGAGACTCTCCGTCGAGGGAGCTCACGCTAACATCAAGATACGAAAACACGAGGGACTGTCGTCGGAGATCATTTGGAGTGATTGGTGAGAGAAAGGTTATTTTCATCTCCACCTTATCACCAACGTGCATAGTGAAGATGCTTTTCGTGGAGGTGTACTCATATGCAGTTTGGTCCACAGTAGTGGAGCCTGGTAGTCCCATCCATGTGTAGACCTGGCCATCAACACGAATTAAACCAGCCCAACCAGTAACCTGGCCTCTATTGATAGTACGTATGCTCAGTTTCTCCTTTATTTTGTTCCATTTTCAGATCACTTACTCCCAAAAGGTTGGCCATTCGCCCGCCAAATAGCCACCATTTCCGCCATCTTGTCCAGCGGGCAACCAAGTACTCAAGTAGGGGGACTTGACTACTAGGGGCAGGGCTGGAGGACGAGCAGGAGAAAAGGTAGATGCGGCATCCGTCAGGATAGCCAGGAATGCGCACAGGCATCCTAATGGAAGAATATACATGGTAATATGGATGGCTGTCCCTTAACCCCAAAGCATTGCCCGTTGATGGAGAGCGGTTGACGCGAATTAAAAGCTGAGAGAATAACAAAGCCAAGTCCAAGGGAGCGACAAATAGCAGAGCAATGATGTGGCTGTCTAGAATGAGCCGCGGAATGCTAGACACGCATATATGATGGTTAGATCTTGCATTCCACGCGGACGGAGGAACTTTATAGCAGGCTAGGAGCCGGCACTGCCAATTTCCAGCATGTGGAAAACCCGTCTAGATTGTCCAGGACTTGAGAGAACATATTTGCACATGCTCAGGACGGAATTCTCCCGAAAAGTGTCGCCTGACAAGTCATTCTGTCTGCATCGACTCAAAGTAGTGGACAGACTCGGCGCTATCG
The nucleotide sequence above comes from Aspergillus puulaauensis MK2 DNA, chromosome 3, nearly complete sequence. Encoded proteins:
- a CDS encoding NAD(P)H-dependent flavin oxidoreductase (COG:S;~EggNog:ENOG410PHSS;~InterPro:IPR004136,IPR013785;~PFAM:PF03060;~go_function: GO:0003824 - catalytic activity [Evidence IEA];~go_function: GO:0018580 - nitronate monooxygenase activity [Evidence IEA];~go_process: GO:0055114 - oxidation-reduction process [Evidence IEA]), producing the protein MLPALNTPDYLGYAKAAVEEGIKIIETAGNPEPILKYLKSNGVTVIHKCVSLGHALKAQAKGVDCISIDGIEWGICSAGHGGEYDTTSMILLGRCAQELKIPFLASGGFADGKGLAMALILGAQGINMGTRWMCTVEAPIHQNVKEAIVKMDENGTILVLRKFRNTTRLAKNEVTLEVHKIENSKLEPQFQEVAHLMSGARGKGVYETGDINAGVWSVGLAAGLIKSIPTCEELARTIEREAAEALSKANSLYTNRASL
- the cps1 gene encoding Gly-Xaa carboxypeptidase (COG:E;~EggNog:ENOG410PHSC;~InterPro:IPR001261,IPR017141,IPR002933,IPR011650, IPR036264;~MEROPS:MER0001269;~PFAM:PF01546,PF07687;~SECRETED:SignalP(1-20);~go_function: GO:0004181 - metallocarboxypeptidase activity [Evidence IEA];~go_function: GO:0016787 - hydrolase activity [Evidence IEA]) gives rise to the protein MWAPVVPLVIGFSFLSSAEAFSIPLSPQQILGDLTADRKAEVCPLPQKVLLDDDGLFPSLRYLQDEAILRRQVDRLSKAVQLPTAITDSMTDPNDDAFWPFVDLGYALALFFPHIRTKAKVETINRFNLLITVEASPESSKKRKPILFTAHQDVVPVDDPSDWTHPPFSGYFDGEFLWGRGSSDCKNGLIGIMTAVDDLLSQDWTPSRPVLLAFGFDEETQGNIGAARIAPVLEERYGKDGVEFIFDEGGLGLMTVHSLSSSQGEAKEDDVIYALPGVSEKGSITLVFNLSVPGGHSSVPPKHTGVGIMSEIIYKLENEELEIFTPNLGPHHPSRRMLECQAQHSPEYVEDWLPSALDSDDLEASAEKIARSRGETVRFTLQSSQAADIFNGGVKSNALPEKIRAVVNYRVGLHQMPEMVQARAEKIIQPIIDKFNLSWRKDARDNEIELEAGKAGILTISTLNSPLNPAPVSPTDIETSPVWARFAGVTRSVFESVPSFEGKTVVVSGDIMTGNTDTRVYWNLSQNIYRWSPAREGRALNIHTVDERIGMDAHLEAIMLYYDLIRAFDSWDAPK
- the gta1 gene encoding glutaminase GtaA (COG:S;~EggNog:ENOG410PHIS;~InterPro:IPR014870,IPR032515,IPR032514,IPR033433;~PFAM:PF17168,PF08760,PF16335,PF16334;~SECRETED:SignalP(1-19)), with product MYILPLGCLCAFLAILTDAASTFSPARPPALPLVVKSPYLSTWLPAGQDGGNGGYLAGEWPTFWEGQVTGWAGLIRVDGQVYTWMGLPGSTTVDQTAYEYTSTKSIFTMHVGDKVEMKITFLSPITPNDLRRQSLVFSYLDVSVSSLDGESHNVQVYADISAEWVSGDRSAIAQWDYGVTGDGVAYHKVHRQTPLLFSENRDQAEWGDWYWATDNGAGLTYQAGADVDVRGAFASNGRLSNTNDAGYRAISDNWPVFGFAHDLGSIQSSIGVLFSIGLTQPEAIQYTGSSDTLSPVSSLWTSYFSTGLDALNFFHHDYQEANSLSSDLDERVARDSIAAAGRDYLTITSLSIRQAFAATQLCGPEDSPYLFMKEISSNGNMNTIDVIFPAHPVFLYTNPDFLKYILRPHFEIQESRHYPNSYAMHDIGSHYPNATGHPDGNDEPMPLEECGNNVIMALAFAQKSGDTAYLESHYAILRQWTDYLIEDALYPANQISTDDFAGPLANQTNLALKGIIGIEAMSVIADLVTNTNDASNLTNYAHDYIEAWQTLGIARSGAQSHTTLSYGSDDSHGLLYNLYADRELGLNLVPQSVYDMQSDFYPTIQEEYGVPLDTRHLYTKSDWQLFAAAIASTSTRDMFIQHLAKWINQTPTSRPLTDLYDTVTGGYPPVVFIARPVMGGAFALLLLETSS